The following is a genomic window from Geminicoccaceae bacterium.
TCGCCATATGTCGATGATCATGAAGGGCGGCCAGATGCACAAATGCACCCTGCATTGAGGTTGCCGTGATGATCAGACTGACCAATCTGCAATTGCTCGATCCGGCGACCTCAGACGAACTGCAAGGTGGCTACGAGATCGTCATCGAGGGCGACCGCTTCAAGGAAGTCAGCGACCGGCCGGTCCGCGTGGCTGATGCCCTCGTGCTCGACTGCGGCGGCCGGGTGGTGATGCCTGGCCTCATCGACTGCCATGTCCATTGCATGCACAGCGAGGTGTATACCCGCCGGCTTGAGGAAGTGCCGCTGACATTGGCCACCGCCCGGGCAGCGGTGCGCCTGCGTTCGATGCTCGATCGTGGCTTTACCACGGTACGCGATACCGGCGGCACGGATTGGGGGGTGAAATCCGCCATCGAGCAAGGTCTCATCGAGGGGCCGAGACTGTTCATCGCCAATCGCTCCATCGGTCCCACCGGTGGCCATTCCGATGGACGGGCACGAACCAATCCCGGCTACAATTGCCTGTGCTGCACGACCCAGGCGTTCCTGCGGATCATGGCCGATGGCGTGGACGAGGTGCGCAAGGTTGTCCGCGAGCAGATGCGGCAAGGCTGCGACCATGTGAAGATCATGGTTTCCGGCGGGGTGGCTTCGCCCTATGACCCGCTGGACAGCCTGCAATATTCCATTCCCGAGATCCAGGCGGCCGTCGAGGAAGCCGAGGCATTTGGACGTTATGTGCTGGCCCATGCCTACAGCGCCGAGGCCATCGACCGCGCGGTGTCCAATGGTGTTCGCACCATTGAGCACGGCAATCTGATCGACCAGCAGCGCGCCGACCTCATGGCGGAGAAAGGAGCCTATCTGGTCGCCAATCTCGTTGCCTATGTCGCCATGAGCGAACGCGCGAAGGGCTACGGAATGCCCGACGAAATGCTGGAAAAGAACGCGGCGGTGCTCGAAGGCGGTTACAAGTCGCTCGAATATTGCCGCAATGCCGGCGTCAAGGTCGCCTATGGCTCCGATCTTCTGGGCGATCTGCTGGACGAGCAGAGCCGCGAGTTCTCCATCCGCCGCGAGGTTCAGCCGGCGATCGAAGTGATTCGCTCCGCAACGACGATTGCCGCGGAAGTGATTCGCCGTCCGGGCAAGCTCGGCACGATTGCACCGGGCGCCTGGGCCGATCTTGTCGTTGTCGACGGCAATCCACTCGACGACATCCACCTGCTCGAAGGTCAGGGACGGCACATGCCAGTGATCATGAAGGGCGGGCGGTTCCACAAGAATCGCCTGAGTTGAGATGGCGGCGACCGTCCTCGATCAGCGACGTCTGGGTCGGTGGGCCCTCAATCTCGCGGCGACCGTCAGTTTCATCTTCATTCTGCTGCCACTGATCTTCGTCACCTGGCTGTCGTTCTATGCCCAGGAAATTCCCTCCTACCCTCCGGAGGGCTATTCGCTGCAATGGTACGGGGCAATTGTCGGCAATGACCGATTCATTTCCGGATTGCTCCTCAGCATCCAGCTCGGCGTGATGGCAACCGCCATCGGTCTTTGCGTCGGCGTGCCGGCTGCCCTGTGCATCTCGCATTTCCGTTTTCACGGCCGCGAGATGCTCAACAATCTGCTGCTGCTGCCGCTGATGGTGCCGGGTGTGGTCCTCGGCACGGCCATCTACGTCTTCCATGTCGAGACCGAAATCGCCACGGGATTGCCGATCCTGGGATCGTTTGCCGGTCTGGTATGGGGACATGTGCTGGTCACGATTCCGTGGATCGTGAGACTGGTCACGACCAGCCTTGCCGGCTTCGACCGCACGCTGGAGGAGGCGGCACAGAACCTCGGCGCCAATCCCTGGATCACCTTCCGACGAATCACGCTGCCGGCCATCCTGCCCGGTATCGTCGCCGGTGCGATGTTCGG
Proteins encoded in this region:
- a CDS encoding amidohydrolase family protein, which codes for MIRLTNLQLLDPATSDELQGGYEIVIEGDRFKEVSDRPVRVADALVLDCGGRVVMPGLIDCHVHCMHSEVYTRRLEEVPLTLATARAAVRLRSMLDRGFTTVRDTGGTDWGVKSAIEQGLIEGPRLFIANRSIGPTGGHSDGRARTNPGYNCLCCTTQAFLRIMADGVDEVRKVVREQMRQGCDHVKIMVSGGVASPYDPLDSLQYSIPEIQAAVEEAEAFGRYVLAHAYSAEAIDRAVSNGVRTIEHGNLIDQQRADLMAEKGAYLVANLVAYVAMSERAKGYGMPDEMLEKNAAVLEGGYKSLEYCRNAGVKVAYGSDLLGDLLDEQSREFSIRREVQPAIEVIRSATTIAAEVIRRPGKLGTIAPGAWADLVVVDGNPLDDIHLLEGQGRHMPVIMKGGRFHKNRLS
- a CDS encoding ABC transporter permease, with translation MAATVLDQRRLGRWALNLAATVSFIFILLPLIFVTWLSFYAQEIPSYPPEGYSLQWYGAIVGNDRFISGLLLSIQLGVMATAIGLCVGVPAALCISHFRFHGREMLNNLLLLPLMVPGVVLGTAIYVFHVETEIATGLPILGSFAGLVWGHVLVTIPWIVRLVTTSLAGFDRTLEEAAQNLGANPWITFRRITLPAILPGIVAGAMFGFVSSFGNLEMSLFLVGPGRTTLPIAILQYLQWKIDPTIAAISVVQIVLVAAAMLITDRFVKISRVV